The DNA window ATGCACTTGATAAAGTACTTGTAGGAAAAACAAATGTCCTCTCTAGATAGAATTTTGTTGTTAGTTGAGAGAAAATAGTCTACAATATGTAAAATAGTCAATCAATGTTCGGTTGGTGTTTTATTAGAATATGAATATTTGAACTCAATTGTGCAGATTCATTTGGAGGAGAAAGTATGGCGAAAATAAAAGCAGCAATCTTAGGTTTTGGAACAGTTGGCCAAGGGATTTATCATATTGTGAATGAAAAAAGAGAAGACTTAAAAAACTCGTTAGGATTGGATATTGAAATTAGTGCCATTCTAATTAATAATTTATCGAAAGATAGACCAGAAACGCCTGGCGTACTAGTGACAGATAATTTCGAGGATATTATGAATATCCCTGGCCTTCAGGTTGTCTTTGAAGCTATAGTCAATGAAGAACCAGCGTATAGCTATTTATGTAGAGCGATTGACAATGGGTGTCACGTTATTACGGCAAATAAAGTGATGTTTTCTAAATATAGTATCCCACTACAAGAACGCTCAAAATCACGTGGTGTCTTTGTCGGCTTTGAAGCGACTACTGCAGGTGGGGTTCCGGTTATTAAAACACTGAAAAATTTACTTCAAGTGAATTCGGTGAAGAAGATTCAAGGGATTTTAAATGGAACTTCGAACTATATTCTAACGCAAATGCGTTTAGATGAATGCCAGTTTGACGATGCGCTAAAGGAAGCACAGGCCCTTGGTTATGCAGAAGCAGATCCGTATAACGACATTTCTGGTCAAGATGCATTCCGAAAGCTAATGATTTTAAGTGCACTTGCTTTTGGTAAGCAGCCAAACTGGAAGGACGTAAGAGTTGTTGGAATCGATGGGATTTCTTTAGAAGATGTTAGAAAAGCGAAAAAAGAAGGGCTTCGTTATCGTCATGTTGCAGAAATTGAACAAGATGAAAATGGGGAACTTTACGCATCAGTAGGTCCACAACTTGTAGGTCCGGATCATCCTTTATTCGCAATTGAGGGAGTAAACAACGCTGTTTCTTTAGATACAAACTACATTGGGACACTTACACTAGTTGGTCCTGGAGCAGGGATGTACCCAACGGCAAGTGTTATGGTAGAAGATTATGCAGAGATTATTGGAAAACGAGCAGGGTTTTTTATAACAATATAATAAAATGGCAACCATCTAAAATTTTACAATAGAAAAAGGACAGTCTCCTCATTTGGAGAAAGTCCTTTTTGTCTGTCACACACTTAAGTTCTATTTATCGATTGTTTTTACATTAATCCTCGTCTTTTACGTCAATGTCGTCTGGAATGGGGGTGTTTCGCCATTCATCAATCTGACGTTTCAGATCTTCCAATTGTTGCAAATGTGTTTGAAATTGCGCACTATTTACGTAATAGTCTTCACCGTCGAAGATAGCACGAATCTTTTTTTCAGCAATATACCTTTTTACTTGATCAATAGGCATGGATAAATAATCCGCAGTTTCGTCCACTGTCATATACATGTGCAAATGCCTCCTATCTCTTATAGTATAATGTACGGAAAGAAGTATCTCAATATGCTCGATTGTATACAACTTGGCAAGTTTGTCAGTTTGTTTTGATTGGTCATGAAATATCTGAAAGGAGTGAAATAGTTTGTCTGTTCTGCCATATATATTTGTTTTACTAGGTGCAATTCTTTGGGGTACGACGGGTACTGCACAAACTTTTTTACCAAATGATGCGCACCCTTTTGTTATAAGTGCAGGTCGTTCAGCAGTTGGAGGCTTTTCCTTACTACTTTTTATGATTCTACTAAAAAAAATTAAATTTAAAACCTGGCCATGGAAAGAAACCTTGTATGCAGCCATTTGTATATCCTTATTCCAGTTATTATTTTTTTCTTCCGTTCGATTAACAGGTGTGGCCATTGCAAGTGTTGTTGCGATTGGAAGTGCTCCTGTATTTTCAGGAATAATAGAATGGTTATTTTTAAAATTACGGCCAACAAGAATCTGGGGAATATCAACTTCCTTCGCTATTGTAGGATGCTTGTTTTTATTTTTAAATAAAGGAGAAATCACGATCAATCCTATTGGAATTGTGTATTCTCTTATAGCAGGAATCATATTTGCTTTATATACGATATCGAGTAAAGCATTATTACAAAAGGAAGAAGCAATCCCTGTTGTAGCTATGACTTTTTCAGTTAGTGCGTTGCTAATGATGCCTTTCTTCTTCCTATATGATGTCAGTTGGTTAATGGAAGTCGGAAATGTAGGCATTATCTTCTATTTAGGACTAGCTACAACGAGTGTGGCATATGTGTTATATGGAAGAGGTCTTCACAAAATACCATCTTCCTCTGCGCTCACCTTATCCTTAGCAGAGCCAACAACAGCCGCTTTGCTAGGAGTATTTATCGTTGGAGAAGCGCTCAGTGCAACGTCTTGGATCGGGATTTTGTTATTACTTGGAAGCATTGTAGTTTTAACGGTTGGTAGCAAATCAACGAAGAAAATAGTGATAGAAATATAAAAAGAGATTTGCCTCTAAATGTAACGGGTTTGGTTGGCATTAGGTGCTCTTCTTATTTTAAATGAACTTGTAAGTTTGAAGACATGTAGTTCAGAACTAGATTTCAATATTTTAAATTCCATTGCTTTTATTAATTTATCGATTCAAAATGTTCAAGTAGCCCATAGAATCTATAAATTTATTAACATGAAATTACAAAATCATAAAGTTGTAGAGGATCCCCCTCTTACTCCTCGGGTTGGGCTCATACGTTATTTAAAATAGAACAATATCTGATGCTTTAGAAGTCATTAATCAAGTCCTTTATCATCTAGAATCGCACCAATCGATATACATATTAGGAAAGGTATATAAAAGCGGTTGAATCTTTCCATAACGCAATTTTAGTTTTTACTCTTACAAAAGATAAATTTATTCTCAACCGAGCAGAAAAAGACTTGGCAAATATAAAAAAAGTCATTGTTTAAACCTATTTCAATTTTGTTGTGATATTTCCATCTATTTCACAAATATTGAATAACAAAGATGAAAAGACCTCTTTTAGACAATCCAGGTATTTGAAATATCTACAAGTCAATAAGGGGTCTTTTATTAGTTTATTTCAAACCATAGTTTTTGGTTGTTTATCAAGTTTAGTTCCGTTCTAGGAAATATATTGAAAAATATACACAGTAAAAAACAGACAACTTTATTTGTCGTCTGTTTTATTATCTGCTTTTTGTTTGCGTTATCTTACCTTCAAGCTGAGAATTATTATCTGGAATATAAGCAATTGAGTTTACTTCATTATCATCTTGCTTGATCTTCATAATAGGCTTCATTAGCAGCCTTGTGATTATTGCCTTTGAGATAAGCTAAAATCAGATCAGGTCGTTTAAGTAAAACCCAGTCCCCATATTGGTCAAATCGTCTGCACGAAGTAATCATTCCATTCTTAATCGTTCCATATTTTTTACCATTTTTCTTACCCCATTGTTTTAATCGCTTTGCAAAATCAGCATCTTCTGCCATTAGCATATTCTCGTTAAAACCTTTAATTGCCTGAAAATCTTTTTTATAGCACCAAAAAACTCCTACAGAGATAAAACCATACTTGAACAGTAAGGGAACAATTAGTAACATGGTAGAAACCACTATACCTAAGGACATTCTTTCGAAATTTCCGTTCACGCCTCCCCCAATGTATTGATTGGATGCTAAATGCTTTTCAACCTCAGATAACAAATGATCTGTCATTCGAGTATCAGCATCAATTGTAATCAGGATTTCCCCTTTTGCTAGTGCAGCCCCTGCATTTCTAATTTTGGATAAATTTTTATCGTAATTTTCCAATGTCACGCAATTGTATGACTTTGCAATTTCCTCTGTTCTATCCGTACAACGATTTAGCACAACGATCACTTCAACCTGATCTTTATATGGTTGTGCGGCCTTTGCAATTGATTCTAGGCATTCACCTATGTACTTTTCTTCGTTGTGAGCAGGTATTATAACGGAAAATTTTACATCTTCATCAGGAACATCTTTTATAAACCGTTTGCTTTCGGACATATAAAATCCCTCTTTCCTGTAATAATTGGTTTTTATAAATTCATTGTATCATTTACACATTACTCTGAATTTTCTTTTTATGTCTATTTTGTAACAATATACTCAAAGTACATCTGACTTCATCACAGCTAAAGTGTTGATATAACAAAAAAAGGAGACACCAATTTATATGTGAATTGTCTCCCCGATTAGGTTGTTAATTAATGTTTTCTCCCCATAAACCGAACCTGTTACTCTAAATGGGTGATTTTTTGTCAATGACGAACTTATAGAAGCTATTAAAATCCTAAAGTATTGCGAACCTCGGCTATATAAGACTGACTTACAGGAAGCTCCGTGCCATCATGAAGAAGAACTAAAAAATTGGATGAAAAATCTCGAATGATACGATCGATAAATGAAACATTAACGATATAAGAGCGATGTATTCGTAAAAAGTTGTCGGGTAATCGTTGTTGTAAATCCTTTAAAGGAATGTTTGTTTTATAAGGTTCTTTCTCCGTATAGAACCATGTTTTTTTCTGCAAGCTTTCCATGTAAGCGATTTTATCAACGGGTATGGGGCGCCAATCTTCATCCTGTTTACCTGTCAAAAAACGATAAGGTGGAGGGGGAGATATGGCATGTGGAGGGGGAAGTATGATTACTAATGCCGCGTTCTCTCCACTAATATCAATGGGATAACCTACCCCGTAATAGGGGATATGGAACAGTGCATCATCTAATACAGCCTCTGCTCGAATGCCATTTTGTAACACCAAGTCTGCAATACTTCCAGGCTGTACCTTTTGACCTTCTTTTAACTGTAAATCATGTTCTCCAGCAGCATAGTAAATGTATTGATCTCTTGCTGCTATTGCAATGGATGCCTCTTTGGGAATCCACTCTTCTAATAAATTACTATACCGTTTTAATTGCTCCCTCGTAATTTCCACTAATACACCTCCAAAATCAAAATATTCCGTTTTCATCCGTTCTATTACTTTTTCATCCTTAAAAAAAGGTGTTATATCCAAAAAAACATACAGAAAAAGTCATTCTGTTATATATTAGATTACAAGAAAAAACACTGTTATGATACAGTGAAAAAGTAATATTTTACATTTTTCCAAATAAAATTAATCGAGAGGTGTGTTGCACATGTCAACAAGACAACAACAAGTAGAAGAGTTACAAAATCAATGGAATGAAGAAAGTCGTTGGAAAGGGATAGAACGTCCATATTCACCGGAAGAAGTAATCAGACTCCGTGGCTCACTACAAATTGAACATACGCTAGCTCGCAAAGGAGCAGAGCGTTTATGGAGTTCCCTTCATAAAGAAGATTTCATTCATGCACTTGGAGCTTTAACTGGAAATCAAGCTGTACAACAAGTAAAAGCAGGGCTTCAAGCAATCTACTTAAGTGGTTGGCAAGTTGCAGCAGACGCAAACCTATCGGGTCAAATGTACCCCGATCAAAGCCTTTACCCGGCAAACAGTGTACCAGCTGTAGTAAAGCGTATTAACCAAGCATTACAACGTGCAGATCAAATTGATCAAGCGGAAGGTAGAGAAGACAATTTTGACTGGTTTGCACCAATTATTGCAGATGCAGAAGCAGGATTCGGTGGACCTTTAAATGTTTTTGAACTAATGAAGGGCATGATTGAAGCGGGAGCAGCGGGGGTCCACTTAGAAGACCAACTTGCATCTGAAAAGAAATGTGGTCACCTTGGTGGCAAAGTACTTCTTCCTACACAAAATGCCATTCGCAATCTAGTGGCAGCTCGTCTTGCGGCAGATGTTTCTGGCGTACCAACTATACTAATCGCTCGAACAGATGCAGATGCAGCAGATATGGTGACAAGTGATATCGATTCACGTGATGCTGCATTCATAACTGGAGAAAGAACTCCGGAAGGATTTTTCAAAACGAAACCAGGCATTGAGCAAGCAATTGCACGAGGTTTAGCATATGCACCATACGCAGATCTTATCTGGTGTGAAACGTCTCACCCAAGTTTAGAAGAAGCAAAACAATTTGCTGACGCTATCCGTGCACAGTTTCCAGATAAAATGCTTGCATACAACTGTTCACCATCCTTTAATTGGAAAGCGAATTTAGATGATGAAACAATCGCAAAATACCAAGTAGAGTTAGGAAAAATGGGTTACAAATTTCAATTCGTAACACTGGCAGGTTTCCACGCATTAAACCACAGTATGTTCGAATTAGCACATGACTATAAAACGAATGGTATGGCTGCTTACTCAAAACTTCAACAAGCAGAATTTTCAAGTGAAGCAAATGGTTACACTGCGACGAAACATCAACGTGAAGTAGGAACAGGCTATTTTGATGAAATTTCACAAATTGTATCTGGAGGGACTTCCTCTACAACAGCAATGAAAGGCTCAACAGAAGTTGCACAATTTGCTTGATAATTATAGTAGAAAGGAGGCTGAACCTTTATGGAACAAACTACTGCTAAAATGATTGAAATCGTAGGGAAGGATGTAAAAGGTAGTCGTGAAATTTTGACGCCCGAGGCATTAGAATTCGTGGCTTCTTTACATCACCTATTTGATCATAGAAGAAAAGAATTGTTGGTAGCGCGTCAGGTTCGCCAAGAAAAGCTAGATAACGGGGGAACGCTAGATTTTTTACCAGAAACAAAAGCAATTCGAGATGGGGACTGGACAATTGCTCCGCTTCCCCAAGATTTACAAGATCGCCGAGTAGAAATTACAGGTCCAGTGGATCGTAAAATGGTTATCAATGCTTTAAATTCTGGTGCAAAAACGTTTATGGCTTGTTTTGAAGATGCAACTTCTCCAACTTGGGAGAATATGATCAAGGGCCAAGTCAATATGCGAGATGCTGTTCGCAAAATGATTTCTTTCACACAACCTGAAACAGGGAAAGTATATAGTTTGAAGAAAGAAACCGCAGTGTTAATTGTTCGCCCTAGAGGATTACATCTTTTGGAGAAAAATGCACGAATTCACGGAGAAGCGATATCTGGTAGTTTCTTCGACTTTGGACTCTATTTCTTCCACAATGCGAAAGAAGCAATTGCTCGCGGAACAGGTCCTTACTTTTATTTGCCAAAGCTGGAGAGCCATTTAGAGGCAAGGCTGTGGAATGATATTTTCCTCTATGCGGAGCAGCAACTAGGTGTTCCAAACGGTACAATCAAAGCTACTGTGTTAATAGAAACAATCATGGCAGCATTCGAAATGGATGAGATTTTATATGAACTCCGTGATCATTCGGCAGGTTTAAACTGCGGACGTTGGGATTACATTTTCAGTTACATTAAACGACTTCGTAATCAATTTCAAGTGATTTTGCCAGATCGCGGTCAGGTAACGATGACGTCACCATTTATGAGAGCGTATTCACAACTTTGTATTCAAACTTGCCACCGTCGGAATGCATCCGCAATCGGTGGAATGGCTGCACAAATTCCGATCAAAGGCGACGAAGCAGCGAATGAAGCAGCTTTTGCCAAAGTGAGAGAAGATAAACGTAGAGAAGCAACGGATGGGCATGATGGAACATGGGTAGCGCATCCAGGTTTAGTGCCTGTCGCTTGGGAGCAATTCCAAGAACATATGCCAACACCGAACCAAATCCATCGTAAAAGGGAAGATGTTCAAGTAAAAGCAGCAGATTTACTCGAAGTACCCAAGGGGACAATTACAGAAGATGGACTTCGCCTAAATTGCAGCGTAGGGGTTCAATATATAGCCTCTTGGTTACGTGGAAATGGCGCAGCGCCGATCAATAACTTGATGGAAGATGCAGCAACAGCTGAAATTTCCCGTACTCAAGTATGGCAATGGATTCGTCACCCAGAAGGAAAACTAGAAGACGGTCGTAATATCACCATTCCACTAGCCGAACAGATTTTGACAGAAGAATTAGGAAAGATAAAAGCAACGTTTGGTAATGAAGCCTATTCAAAAGGACGTTACATGGAAGCAGCTGACCTATTCCTTTCCTTAATAAGCAAAGATGAATTTATCGAGTTTCTGACGTTGCCTGGTTACGAAAAAATTAACTAAAAAAAAAACGAACCCTTATAGGAGGTGATTTGCATGAAAACAACTACTCAAGAAGTAAACACTAAACATTGTCGCGAGTGCGGATGTGTTATTAATGAGCACGTAGAATCATCCCTATACGAGTGCGAACGTTGCATCGGCATGAACGAAGAATGACTTAAAAAAGAAAAAACCAACTGTTGTGCCAAACTGGGCGTTGCATGTGCATGTTGCAACTACTGACAGTTTGCTTTTCCAAACAAACGATCTACCAATTATGGAGAAATTCAACCTAGAACGTGTAGAAAATTACGATATAAACAATGGATATCAAGAAGAAAGATGAGTTCAAACCGGTTATCTTAACATCTACTTTTTAACAAAAGCAAACGAGCAAAGGGAACTTTTATATTCCCCTTGCTCGTTTTATTCTGCTAGGCTGGCAAATTGAATGACTTTTTGTTCATTCTCTACTACATACTCAACGATAAGTTTTGTTCCTTCTTCTAGCCCATCAAAGAAAGGGATTGCAACTTCGGATAGGCGCATTACTTCGGTCGTGCCTTCTAGATTTTTCACCTCAATTGAATGGAGGTCCTGTTGGCCGATATAAGTAACTTCCTGTGTTTCGACGACGAGTTTTCCAGTTGATTCAGACGTTGCAATTCCAGCCCAATCATAGGTGGTCTCTATTTTAAGATCATTTAGCCCTTCCGCTGTCGACCAAACCATTAACGTGTAAGCTCCTGCTGGCACTCCGGCAAGTTCTGCCTGAAGGTATAGTGGAATAGCCCATTCTTCTCCAGGTTGTAATTTCTTCTCTAACGTCTTTTGCATAAATAACTTATTGGCAGAATATGTGTAAATGACTTCCTTCGCCTCATTTAACAGCTGAAATTCTATTGATTGCCCACTCGTAAACGATAAAATAGCTTCATCTTTTCCTTCATTTTTAATAATGAAGATCGCATCTCCATCATCGTTCAAATCAATTTTAGTTAAAATACCTTTATCAGGTTCTTGGCTCCCAGTTGTAGTATTAGAATTACTAGTTCCGCAGCTAGTAAGGATTAAAAGCATTAAGACAGAGAATACAGCCCATACTATTTTTTTCATCTTGTTCACTCCTTTAAGTAATTAGACTGTTCAATATTCAGAAAGTTACAAATACAATAATAAATAAATAGTAGATTGGTGTAGGTGTTCGTAAGAATTGAAGCAGGTGTAGAAAAACGAGTCTTTTTCTACACCTGTTTTTTGTATACTTTTCATTAAACTACTATTTTTTTGTAGGCAATTGATTGTAGTGAAAGACGGCGACTCCAGCGGGAATAGCGTGAGCTGAAGGCCCCGCAGGAGCGATAGCGACGAGGAGACTGAAGCCATGCCCGCGGAAAGCGTCCGTCTAGAACGGAAATCAATACATGGAAAAGGGACCATCTCTCAGTCAATGTATGACTTTAGGGACAATCCCTTTATTGATTTGGTTGCTCTCACGGATAAATAGATTGTTCGCTTATTAGAAATGAGGTGTAAAGGGCAACTTTAAGAAATAAATTATAGATTGAATCTAATCAACAGAATAAGAATATGGATACGATAGATGGAAGAAGAAATTACACTATTAAATTAAACACTAAGTTTGCACTTGGCTGTTAATGAGTTGCTTAACACTTCTTCAATCTTTACCGATATTATTAATGACCATATAAAGGTACATCAATAGGAAACTTTTTTTAGCATTTACTCTTGGCTTTATCCTCACTCTTTAATTTTACATTTCAAGTTAAGTGGATTTTAGTTGCGAAAAGAAACGGATGTTCGTATAATAAGAAGAACTAGTGTGCATATTCCACTTGAGAAGCTATATAAGCGAATTCAAACTGTTGAAATGATAAACTGCAGGATAAATTTTTCAAAGATGTGACAATGCAACATTAAACTAGAGGGTGGCTACCATGGAACAAGAAAGAATCGACAAATTTATTGAAGACATGTTGAAAGAATATCCTCGAGAGAAAGTCATTGGCGCATTAGATATGTTACTTCGCACGCCGAAAAACGAAGCAGTCAAGTTGGCAAAAGTAGATAGTAAAATAGGTGAAGGAACCACCTACTATTATGAACTGCCCCGTAAAAGTTAGACACAAAATCTAACTTATACGGGGTGTTTTTATTTTAATTGAAAAGAAAAAATTATAACCAAAAGAAATGTCTACTATTCAATTATTATCATGTACAAAAACTAGATTCTTAAGAACTATTATAGAACTAACAAAAAACAGAGAAAACCTAACAAGTAGATTGTCTCCGTTTTCATTATTTATCCATTTGAATCTGTTTCACCAGATAGTAGTTGAAGTCTTAATTTAGACATTTCTTTGTCCAGTAACGAGGAAGCATTGGATAGCTCAATTAATTGTTTTTGAGCTTCTTCCGGTATTGATTCACCTTGATATTTATAGTTGAGTTTATGTTCTGTTGATGCCCAAAAATCCATAGCGGATGTTCGGATTTGGATTTCCGCGGGAACCCATATCACTTCATTAGATAAGAAAACTTGCGTTTCTACAACAAGATGAAGGCTTTTGTAGCCACTCTTTTTAGGTTCTTTAATATAGTCTTTTACTCTAATTATGCGAATATCTTCACGCTGCTCGATATGTTCCTTCAGCAAATATACATCATCAATAAAGCTAGTGACAATTCGTACTCCAGCAATATCTCGTATTTCTTGTTTAATAGATTCTTGAGTCA is part of the Psychrobacillus sp. FSL H8-0483 genome and encodes:
- a CDS encoding homoserine dehydrogenase; translation: MAKIKAAILGFGTVGQGIYHIVNEKREDLKNSLGLDIEISAILINNLSKDRPETPGVLVTDNFEDIMNIPGLQVVFEAIVNEEPAYSYLCRAIDNGCHVITANKVMFSKYSIPLQERSKSRGVFVGFEATTAGGVPVIKTLKNLLQVNSVKKIQGILNGTSNYILTQMRLDECQFDDALKEAQALGYAEADPYNDISGQDAFRKLMILSALAFGKQPNWKDVRVVGIDGISLEDVRKAKKEGLRYRHVAEIEQDENGELYASVGPQLVGPDHPLFAIEGVNNAVSLDTNYIGTLTLVGPGAGMYPTASVMVEDYAEIIGKRAGFFITI
- a CDS encoding excisionase family DNA-binding protein, with the protein product MYMTVDETADYLSMPIDQVKRYIAEKKIRAIFDGEDYYVNSAQFQTHLQQLEDLKRQIDEWRNTPIPDDIDVKDED
- a CDS encoding EamA family transporter; the encoded protein is MSVLPYIFVLLGAILWGTTGTAQTFLPNDAHPFVISAGRSAVGGFSLLLFMILLKKIKFKTWPWKETLYAAICISLFQLLFFSSVRLTGVAIASVVAIGSAPVFSGIIEWLFLKLRPTRIWGISTSFAIVGCLFLFLNKGEITINPIGIVYSLIAGIIFALYTISSKALLQKEEAIPVVAMTFSVSALLMMPFFFLYDVSWLMEVGNVGIIFYLGLATTSVAYVLYGRGLHKIPSSSALTLSLAEPTTAALLGVFIVGEALSATSWIGILLLLGSIVVLTVGSKSTKKIVIEI
- a CDS encoding glycosyltransferase, with the protein product MSESKRFIKDVPDEDVKFSVIIPAHNEEKYIGECLESIAKAAQPYKDQVEVIVVLNRCTDRTEEIAKSYNCVTLENYDKNLSKIRNAGAALAKGEILITIDADTRMTDHLLSEVEKHLASNQYIGGGVNGNFERMSLGIVVSTMLLIVPLLFKYGFISVGVFWCYKKDFQAIKGFNENMLMAEDADFAKRLKQWGKKNGKKYGTIKNGMITSCRRFDQYGDWVLLKRPDLILAYLKGNNHKAANEAYYEDQAR
- a CDS encoding LytTR family DNA-binding domain-containing protein, whose protein sequence is MEITREQLKRYSNLLEEWIPKEASIAIAARDQYIYYAAGEHDLQLKEGQKVQPGSIADLVLQNGIRAEAVLDDALFHIPYYGVGYPIDISGENAALVIILPPPHAISPPPPYRFLTGKQDEDWRPIPVDKIAYMESLQKKTWFYTEKEPYKTNIPLKDLQQRLPDNFLRIHRSYIVNVSFIDRIIRDFSSNFLVLLHDGTELPVSQSYIAEVRNTLGF
- the aceA gene encoding isocitrate lyase, whose translation is MSTRQQQVEELQNQWNEESRWKGIERPYSPEEVIRLRGSLQIEHTLARKGAERLWSSLHKEDFIHALGALTGNQAVQQVKAGLQAIYLSGWQVAADANLSGQMYPDQSLYPANSVPAVVKRINQALQRADQIDQAEGREDNFDWFAPIIADAEAGFGGPLNVFELMKGMIEAGAAGVHLEDQLASEKKCGHLGGKVLLPTQNAIRNLVAARLAADVSGVPTILIARTDADAADMVTSDIDSRDAAFITGERTPEGFFKTKPGIEQAIARGLAYAPYADLIWCETSHPSLEEAKQFADAIRAQFPDKMLAYNCSPSFNWKANLDDETIAKYQVELGKMGYKFQFVTLAGFHALNHSMFELAHDYKTNGMAAYSKLQQAEFSSEANGYTATKHQREVGTGYFDEISQIVSGGTSSTTAMKGSTEVAQFA
- the aceB gene encoding malate synthase A, with translation MEQTTAKMIEIVGKDVKGSREILTPEALEFVASLHHLFDHRRKELLVARQVRQEKLDNGGTLDFLPETKAIRDGDWTIAPLPQDLQDRRVEITGPVDRKMVINALNSGAKTFMACFEDATSPTWENMIKGQVNMRDAVRKMISFTQPETGKVYSLKKETAVLIVRPRGLHLLEKNARIHGEAISGSFFDFGLYFFHNAKEAIARGTGPYFYLPKLESHLEARLWNDIFLYAEQQLGVPNGTIKATVLIETIMAAFEMDEILYELRDHSAGLNCGRWDYIFSYIKRLRNQFQVILPDRGQVTMTSPFMRAYSQLCIQTCHRRNASAIGGMAAQIPIKGDEAANEAAFAKVREDKRREATDGHDGTWVAHPGLVPVAWEQFQEHMPTPNQIHRKREDVQVKAADLLEVPKGTITEDGLRLNCSVGVQYIASWLRGNGAAPINNLMEDAATAEISRTQVWQWIRHPEGKLEDGRNITIPLAEQILTEELGKIKATFGNEAYSKGRYMEAADLFLSLISKDEFIEFLTLPGYEKIN
- a CDS encoding BsuPI-related putative proteinase inhibitor; translation: MKKIVWAVFSVLMLLILTSCGTSNSNTTTGSQEPDKGILTKIDLNDDGDAIFIIKNEGKDEAILSFTSGQSIEFQLLNEAKEVIYTYSANKLFMQKTLEKKLQPGEEWAIPLYLQAELAGVPAGAYTLMVWSTAEGLNDLKIETTYDWAGIATSESTGKLVVETQEVTYIGQQDLHSIEVKNLEGTTEVMRLSEVAIPFFDGLEEGTKLIVEYVVENEQKVIQFASLAE
- a CDS encoding GTP pyrophosphokinase family protein; translation: MYQETHKIDLVQKVFKNWKGFFIPYEMALYELKSDFNIIDLEWKSKHGYSPIEHMKTRMKTIMSLVEKVENKEIPLTQESIKQEIRDIAGVRIVTSFIDDVYLLKEHIEQREDIRIIRVKDYIKEPKKSGYKSLHLVVETQVFLSNEVIWVPAEIQIRTSAMDFWASTEHKLNYKYQGESIPEEAQKQLIELSNASSLLDKEMSKLRLQLLSGETDSNG